A genomic stretch from Candidatus Hydrogenisulfobacillus filiaventi includes:
- a CDS encoding Ribosomal RNA small subunit methyltransferase B → MTGPGPARAEALNVLRLVREGMPVNEALARRTHEVTLSPSDRSLMAQLVYGVLRHRRYLDAWIDQYKRGNLEPDIEDILRMGFFQIGFLNRIPSYAVVHAAVEHAKLVQPRAAGLVNAILRRGAVGPRPEPEDLGVRYSHPDWLVERWRQRFGPDLERILAEDNRVPPLTLRVNLERTTREAVLEALERDGIRAEPSPYLPEGIRVSGSLWLEEWEPFRRGWVTVQDESGMLVTWVLDPQPGESIIDLAAGLGGKATHVLERLHGQGHVRAVDLSPHRIELLRDNVARLGFASHISFEVNDARTAAARDPGRYDRVILDAPCSGLGVLRRRVDARWKKTLHDIHQLAGLQLALFGAAVQAVRPGGVIVYSTCSVEPEETEEVVAQARHRWPGLAVEAVTPYLPHPALQGYVTPEGYLRLLPGDLGMDGFFIARLRAPAAAEEGGTL, encoded by the coding sequence ATGACTGGGCCCGGGCCCGCACGGGCGGAGGCCCTGAACGTGCTCCGCCTGGTGCGGGAAGGCATGCCCGTAAACGAGGCGCTGGCGAGGCGCACCCATGAAGTGACGCTCTCCCCTTCCGACCGGTCGCTGATGGCGCAGCTGGTGTACGGGGTGCTGCGCCACCGGCGCTATCTGGACGCCTGGATTGATCAGTATAAGCGTGGCAACCTGGAGCCCGATATCGAGGACATCCTGCGCATGGGCTTCTTCCAGATTGGCTTTCTGAACCGCATCCCGTCCTATGCGGTGGTCCACGCCGCAGTGGAGCATGCCAAGCTGGTGCAGCCGCGGGCGGCCGGTCTGGTCAACGCCATCCTGCGGCGGGGAGCGGTGGGGCCGCGGCCGGAGCCCGAGGACCTCGGCGTGCGCTACTCGCACCCCGACTGGCTGGTCGAGCGCTGGCGGCAGCGCTTCGGCCCGGACCTCGAACGCATCCTGGCCGAGGACAACCGGGTGCCGCCGCTCACCCTGCGGGTGAACCTGGAACGGACCACGCGGGAGGCGGTGCTGGAGGCGCTGGAACGGGACGGCATCCGGGCGGAGCCCTCGCCATACCTGCCCGAAGGGATCCGGGTGAGCGGATCCCTCTGGCTGGAGGAATGGGAACCCTTCCGCCGGGGCTGGGTCACGGTGCAGGACGAATCCGGCATGCTGGTGACGTGGGTGCTGGATCCGCAGCCGGGGGAGTCCATCATCGACCTGGCCGCCGGGCTGGGGGGGAAGGCTACCCACGTGCTGGAACGCCTGCACGGGCAGGGCCACGTGCGGGCGGTGGACCTTTCCCCCCATCGCATCGAACTCTTGCGGGACAACGTCGCCCGTCTAGGATTTGCCTCCCACATCAGTTTTGAGGTCAATGACGCCCGCACTGCTGCCGCCCGCGACCCGGGACGCTACGACCGGGTGATCCTGGATGCGCCCTGCAGCGGCCTCGGGGTGCTGCGCCGGCGGGTGGATGCGCGCTGGAAGAAGACCCTTCACGATATCCACCAGCTGGCCGGCTTGCAGCTGGCCCTGTTCGGGGCGGCGGTGCAGGCGGTGCGGCCCGGCGGCGTCATCGTGTATAGCACCTGCTCGGTGGAACCCGAGGAGACGGAGGAGGTGGTGGCGCAGGCCCGGCACCGCTGGCCGGGGCTGGCGGTGGAGGCGGTGACGCCCTACCTGCCCCATCCGGCTTTGCAGGGCTACGTCACGCCGGAGGGCTACCTGCGCCTGTTGCCGGGCGACCTGGGCATGGACGGCTTCTTCATCGCCCGACTGCGTGCCCCGGCCGCAGCGGAGGAGGGGGGAACGCTGT
- the fmt gene encoding Methionyl-tRNA formyltransferase has translation MRREAHQPRILFMGTPAYAVPALSALITAGVAVRVVTQPDRPRGRAHRLQPSVVGAWAGERGLTVDKPERLADFRAVWEAWEPDLLVTAAYGRILPPWLLALPKRGAYNLHASLLPRWRGANPVRWAIWSGDAFSGVTLMRMEPELDAGPIVAQRPVRVEELNAGELEALLAELGATLLTQWLEALLAGTAPLVPQDPAGVTLAPKFAAGMERLDWSGSAEQEARRVRSMAPEPGAYTTWQGKRIKVLEAHPLPAAGLGPGQARLGRDLGRHGREEDSWVVGLRDGSLSLDLIQPAGRRPMTPGAFCRGQRLTEGVTLA, from the coding sequence TTGCGGCGAGAAGCCCATCAACCGCGCATCCTGTTTATGGGCACCCCGGCTTATGCGGTGCCGGCTCTCTCGGCCTTAATCACGGCGGGGGTGGCGGTGCGGGTGGTGACGCAGCCCGACCGGCCGCGGGGCCGGGCGCACCGCCTGCAGCCCTCGGTGGTGGGGGCGTGGGCCGGCGAGCGGGGGCTCACCGTGGACAAACCCGAGCGGCTGGCGGATTTCCGCGCGGTGTGGGAGGCCTGGGAGCCGGACCTGCTGGTTACGGCGGCCTACGGCCGTATCCTGCCGCCCTGGCTGTTGGCGCTGCCCAAGCGGGGGGCCTACAACCTGCATGCCTCCCTGCTCCCGCGTTGGCGCGGGGCCAACCCGGTCCGTTGGGCCATTTGGAGCGGGGACGCCTTCAGCGGGGTCACCCTCATGCGTATGGAGCCGGAACTGGATGCCGGGCCTATCGTGGCGCAACGGCCGGTGCGGGTGGAAGAGCTGAATGCAGGGGAATTGGAGGCCCTGCTGGCGGAACTGGGCGCGACCCTGCTGACCCAATGGCTGGAGGCCCTGCTGGCCGGGACGGCGCCGCTGGTCCCCCAGGATCCGGCGGGGGTGACCCTGGCCCCCAAGTTTGCGGCGGGGATGGAACGGCTGGACTGGTCGGGATCCGCCGAGCAGGAGGCCCGGCGGGTGCGCAGCATGGCACCCGAGCCCGGCGCCTATACTACCTGGCAAGGCAAACGGATTAAGGTGCTGGAGGCCCATCCCCTCCCGGCAGCGGGGTTGGGGCCGGGCCAGGCCCGCCTGGGGCGGGACCTGGGCCGCCATGGTCGCGAGGAGGACAGCTGGGTGGTCGGTCTGCGGGACGGCAGCCTGTCCCTGGACCTGATTCAGCCGGCCGGGCGCCGGCCCATGACCCCCGGCGCCTTCTGCCGCGGGCAGCGGCTGACGGAGGGGGTGACGCTGGCATGA
- a CDS encoding protein of unknown function (Evidence 5 : Unknown function), translated as MRAGRAKWRCRRCQEPLEWGMHFRDRLVPVARERGEVPCGEKPINRASCLWAPRLMRCRLSRP; from the coding sequence TTGCGGGCGGGGCGGGCAAAATGGCGGTGCAGACGCTGCCAGGAACCCCTAGAATGGGGCATGCATTTCCGCGACCGCCTGGTGCCGGTCGCTAGAGAGCGGGGCGAGGTACCTTGCGGCGAGAAGCCCATCAACCGCGCATCCTGTTTATGGGCACCCCGGCTTATGCGGTGCCGGCTCTCTCGGCCTTAA